The genomic window CCGGTGGCCTGGCCGTGCTGCTGGACCACGTCAGCGAATACGAGCTCGTGGACGACGGCCGCACCCTGGCGCTCACCCTGCTGCGGTCGGTCGGCCTGCTCTCGCGCGACGACAACGCCTGGCGGGCGGAGCCGGCCGGCCCGCACCTGGCCACGCCCGGCGCGCAGTGCCGCGGGCCGCGCACGGTGGAGCTGGGCCTGTACCTCTACGCCGGGGAGTGGCACGAATCAGGGCTCCTCGACGCCGCCGAGCGCTATCGCCACCCGCTGACCACAGTCGCCGGCCGGAGCCCGGACCCCTGCGGCGTCCCGGTGGTCCCGGCCGGCGGCGTCGAGGTCGGCGGGCACGGCGTGGTGCTGAGCAGCTGCCGTGACGTCGGCGGCGAGGGGCCCGAGCTGCGCCTGACGGCCCTCACTCCGGAACCCACCACGGCGACCGTCCGCACCGCGTACGCGGACACAGCCCACAGCATGGAAATGCGCCCCTGGCAGGTCGCTACGACCGTCGCCAGGGGCGCATCAGGGGATCGGGAGGAACGTTCGCCCTAGAGGACTATCGGCTGGCCGCCCAGTGGCCGTTCGACTGCCGGTACTCGGGTTGTTTGCGGTACTTGCGGAACAGCTGTTCCTTGGAGTGGCGGATCGCGTGGGCGACACGGGTGTGGAAGTAGAGGAGCTTCCCCTGCCCGCGTGCACCGAGTCCGTGCTGCCCCTTGGCCGGGCTGTTCTTCGCCATGCGTTTTCAACTCCTTGCCTGCCGGAGCCGCAGGAGACGGCCTCCGTGACCTCACGCTAAGCCGGGGCACCACGCAGGGCCACCGGAGCGCGCGCCAGCAGGCCCGGCGGGCGGAGGGGGTGTCGCACAACGCGAGCGCGCCGCCGGCCCGGCAGCGGCGCGCGAGGCGGTCCGGTCCACAGCGGCCCACAGCGGCCCACAAGGGGCCACGGCGGTCCACACAGCGGTTTACGGCGGTCCGGCCGGCCGCCTGGCACCTGCCCGACGGGCAGGCGGCGGCCGGACCGCCGTGGCATCAGCAGTCGGCGCGCAGCAGCATCGCCTCGTCCGGGTAGCACCAGGCCCAGACCTCGCCGGGCTCCAGGGAGCGGATCAGCGGATGTCCGGTGGCACGCCAATGCGCGGTGGCGTGCCGGTTCTGGGAGTTGTCGCAGCAACCCACATGGCCGCAGACGAGGCATTCGCGCAGGTGCAGCCAGCGGCCGCCGGTCGCACGGCACTCCCGGCACTCGTCCGCGGAGTCCGGTTCGGCCTCGCGGAGCTGGTGCAGGTGGTCGCAGCGCCCGCCGTTCGCGGGGACATACACGGGGATGGGCATGAGGTGGCTCCTCGCGTGTCTGATTCGTCACGCCGCGCCCCTTGTGACCGGGTGCACAGACGCTTGGCGCGGAGCGTAACGGCTGGAGATGACCTGCCATAGGACGCGCGGGAAACAGTGGATCCGGTTAGGCTGGCGTACTCCGCCGGGGCGACCCTTACGGCGGGACCGCCGCAGACCTCCGCCAAAGCTCTACCATGGAGTGATGCGGAATGTGGACCCGGGGTATGACGCGTACGCGACCCGTACCCTGGCAGACTTGCCTGTCATGGGGGTGAACTCGTGACGACGACACAGCCGCTGGAAAGTACCACCGAGGCTACGGAACGCACCGGGGACGTCGGATCGACGGCGACGGCGTCAGCGCCCGGCGCCCGGCGCCGCAGCTGGATCCCCGGGCCGCTCCTGCCGCAGAAGTACCGCCCGACCAACCGGCCGAAGCTGTGGCTGGAGATCGCGTTCATCGCGCTGGGCTACTACCTCTACACGCTGACCCGGCTGGCCGCCCCGTCCCACGCGAGCGCGGCCCAACAGCGCGGCCACGACATCCTGCACCTGGAGCACTACCTCGGCCTGAACTTCGAGCACACCTTCAACCACTGGGTGTACAGCGTGCGCTGGCTGGCGTTCTCGATGAACGTCTACTACGCCACCCTGCACTTCATCATGCCGATCGTGGTACTGGTCTGGGTGTACTTCAAGTTCCCCGACCGCTACCGCGCGGTCCGGACCGTGATGATCGCCATGACGCTGATCGCGTTGTTCGGCTTCTACTTCTACTCCCTCGCCCCGCCGCGCCTCCTGCACGGCGGCGACTTCGTCGACACGTTCAAGCTCCTGAACCCCTGGGGCCAGACGGCGACGACCTCCGACGGCGTCGCGGGCCTGGGCTCCTCGACGAACGAGTACGCGGCCATGCCCAGCCTGCACATCGGCTGGTCGACGTGGTGCGCTCTGGTCATCGCGCACCTGGCCCGCCGCAGGTGGGTCAAGGCCCTCGGCATCGCCTACCCCTTCTGCACCTTCGCCGTCATCATCGGCACAGCCAACCACTACGTCATGGACGCGGTCTTCGGCCTGGTGACCCTGGCCCTGGGCTTCCTGGTCCAGCGCCTCATCCAGGGCCGCAAGGTCTTCGCCCCGGCACCGGTGCCGGCCGGCGGGGCACCGCTGCCCCGCCAGCCCGACGGCTCGGCGGGCGCCCCGGAACCGGACGATGGCGTGTCGGCGGAACTGGTGCGGCCATCGATACACCTCAAGACGTGAACCGCATGACCGCATGACCGCATGACCGCGTGACCACCGACGGGCCCCCTTCGAGGGGCCCGTTTTCGTGCGGTCAGGCCTGCGCGCCCAACCGCGCCGCGAAGCCGTCCAGCATCGCCGCGAGGCCGAACTCGAAGCTCTCCTCCGGCGTCCCCGCATAAGAAGCCGCCGGACTGTCGATCCTCTCCCGCAGCTTCGGAAACGTCCGCGCGATCGCCACGGAGTTCTCCTTCGCCTCCGCGAATGCCCGCGCCGCGTCCTCGCCCCCCAGCGCCAACCGCCGGTTCAGCGCGACCATGGCGGCCGGCGCCAGCGCGTTGCCCAGCACGTATGTGAAGACCGCCGCCGCGGCCCGGTCGGCGTCGGCGGGCGCGAAGCCGGCAGCCTCGTAGACGGCGAGCAGGTGGTCGTCGTGCCGGGACTTGCCCGGGCCGTAGAGCAGGTAGCCGCCGAACGCCTGGCCCATCCACGGGTGCCGGGTGAACATCGCGTGTGTGCTGACCGCGGTGCGCGCCGCCGCCTCGCGCCAGCCGACCGCCGCCGGATCCGGCAGCTCGACCTCGGCCCAGGCCGCGTCGGTGGCCAGCCGGACCAGCTCGTCCTTGGTCTTGATGTGCCAGTAGACGGCCGTCGCGGCGACCTCCAGGCGCTTGCCGAGGGCGCGCATGTTCAGGCCGTCCAGGCCCTCCTCGTCGAGCTGGGCGATGGCCGCCTGGACGATCTGGTCCGCGGTGAGCGTGTTCCTCGGCATGGCGCCAGTGTACTTGCACTTAGTTCAAGTAGGGGCTACGGTTCCACTTGAACTAAGTGCAAGTGACGGGCGAGCGACTCGCCAAGGGGAGATCGAGATGACTGTGCAGGAGACCGCCGAGAACCTGGCCGGGTTCGTCGCCGAGGCGGCGAAGGCCTACGACGTCCCCGGCGTCAGCGTCGGCGTACTGGTCGACGGCCACGAGTTCTTCGCCTCGGCCGGGGTGGACGAACGAACCCTCTTCCACATCGCCTCCACGACGAAGTCCTTCACCGCTACCGCGCTGATGCGCCTGGAAGCCGAGGGCCGCGTCGACCTGGAGGCCCCCGTACGGACCTACGTGCCGGAGCTGAAGCTGGCCGACGAGTCACACGCCGCGCACATCACCGTCCGCAACCTCCTGGACCACACCGGCGGCCTGGAGTGGAACCTGATCGACACCGATCACGGAGATGGGTCGTTGGCGACCTTCGTCGCGAAGCTGGAGGCGCTGCCGCTGATCGGCGAGCCCGGCGCCCGCGCCTCGTACAGCCAGGCCGGGTACAACCTGCTGGGCCGGGTGATCGAGAAGATCACCGGGCAGCCCTACGAGCAGGCCGTCGCCGAGTTGGTCCTGACCCCGCTCGGCCTGGCCGACACGGTCTTCGACCTCGACGACGTCATGACCCGCAAGCACACCGTCGGCCACAACCGCGACGCCGACGGCATCCTGCACCCCGCCACGCCGTGGAAGTCCTACCCGGCCGGCACCCACGGCAACAACCCCGGAGGCGGCGCCGTGTCCTGCGCCGCGGACCTGCTGCGCTGGGCGCGCTTCCATCTCGGGGAGCAGATCGGCGCCTCCGACGAGGTGCTCTCGGTCCAGGCCCGCAGCTCGATGCGCGAGCCGAAGTCCGAGCTGCGCGGCTCCACCCTCGGCGACGCCTTCGGATTCGGCTGGTTCCTCAACGAGATCGGCGGCGTCCGCACCTTCGGCCACGGCGGCAGCGGCAACGGCCAGTTCTCCGAACTGCTCGTGGTCCCCGAGCACGGCTTCGCGGTGGTGGCGCTGAGCAACTGCGCGCCCGAGGGCTACCAGCTGAACCAGGAGATCGTGAAGTGGGCGCTGGAGCACTTCCTGTCAGTGGTCGAGCAGACCCCGGAGCCGGTGGCGTACGACGCCGCGCGCAACCGCGCCGTCGTCGGCCGCTACGAGATCGACGCGATGAATCTGGACGTCGCCGACGACGGCGGGCGCCTGACCCTCGCGGTCGGCATCAAGCCGGAGATCCGCGCCGCCTCGGACACCGAGATGCCGCAGGATTACCCCGCAGCAGCAATGGGCTTCCTCGCCGAGCAGGGCGACGACTACATCATCACCGAGGGCGGCCTGAAGGGGCAGCGCGGGCTGTTCACCCGGGACGCGAGCGGGGCGGTCGTCGGGATCGACATCGCGGGGCGGCTGTTCGGCCGGGTGGGCTGAACACCGCCGGCGCGGGGAACAATCGCCCCATGGGGCGGGCGATGCATCCCATCGAGCTGATACGGACCGAGGGCGCCGTCCAGTTCGCGTTCCTGGTCGCCGACGAGGGTTATACGGGGCCTGAGTCGACGGAGCGCGGAATCGTCTACCGCCGCGCCGATCTGGCGGTCGAGGTCGAGTTCTTCGACTACTGCGGCCGTGATCTGTGCGTGGGGACGAACCTGGTGGCGTACGACGCCGAGGCCGAGCGGCCACGCAGATCGATCCACCTGGAGAACGCGTACGTCGCGCACGGGCTCGGGCCGCCCCAGGACGTCCCCGGCTCCGCGCAGATCCTTCGGGCGGCGGGCAAGAGCCTCGTTCTCCAGGCTCAAGCTCTCCGACGTCTGATCGCGTTTCTGAAGCAGCGGGACCCGGGCCGGACTCAAGCCCCAGGCCGGGCTCAGGCCCCGGCCCCGGCCCGCCCCGTCTCGTGGTTCCAGTCGTAGAAGACCCGCTCGACCACCGCGCGCGCCCGCCGGGCACTGCGCCGGTACTCCTCGACAAACTCCTCGCTGTTCTCAGAGCCCAGATACATCGCGATCCCGGCGCGCTCCTTGATGTCGTTCGGGATCGAGTCGCCGGCGCGGCCGCGGACCAGCATGATGCCGTTGCGGACGCGGGTGGCCTCGATCCAGGCCTCGTCGAGGATCTCGCCGTCGTCGGGCTCCAGCAGGCCGGCGTCGACGGCGGCGGACAGGGCCAGGCGCGTGCGGGTCGTCTGGAGAGTGGGGATCTCGTGCGCGTAGCAGAGCTGGAGCAGCTGCACGGTCCACTCGACGTCGGACAGGCCGCCGGGGCCGAGCTTGGTGTGCAGGGCCTTGTCCGCGCCGCGCGGCAGACGCTCGGCCTCCACCCGGGCCTTGATGCGCCGGATCTCGCGCACCGAGGTCTCGTCGAGCCCTGATGACGGGCGGCGCAGCGGGTCGATCAGGTCCGTGAACTCCCGGCCCAGATCGGGGTCGCCGGCGACCGGTTCGGCGCGCAGCAGGGCCTGCGACTCCCACACTTCCGACCAGCGGCGGTAGTACTCGGCGTAGGAACTCAGGGTACGGACCAGCGGGCCCTGGCGGCCTTCCGGACGCAGGTCGGCGTCGATGATCAGCGGTGGGTCCGGGGTCGGGATCTGGAGCAGCCGGCGCAGTTCGTTGGCCACGGCGTGCGCGGCGTCGGTCGCGGCGCGTTCGCGCTGCGCGGAGACGCCGCGCGAGGCGTTCGTGGGCCCGGCACCGTTGGGGGACGGCTTGTCCGGCTGCGCTTCCGCGTCCCCGTCGGGGAGCGGATCGTGCACGAACAACACGTCCGCGTCGCTGCCGTAGCCGAGTTCCCGCCCGCCGAACCGGCCGGCGGCGATGATCGCGAAGCGGGTCGGCAGCGGCGTGCCCAGACGGTTCTCGATCGCGGTGGTGGCGGCCTGCAACGCGCCGCTCAGGGTGGCCGCGGTGACCGCGCTGAGGCCGTCACCGATCTGCTCGACGGTCAGCAGGCCCAGCAAGTCGGCCGCGGAGATGCGGAAGAGCTCGCGCCGACGCACCGCGCGCGCCGCGGCGACAGCCGCCTCAGGCGTGGAGGCGCGTCCGACCGCGGCCAGGATCTCCGCTTCCAGCACCGGACGGGCCCGCGGCACCAGGTTCGCCGGGTCGCCGAGGATCGCCACCGCCTCCGGCGCCCGCAGCAGCAAGTCCGGTGCGTAGCGGCCGGAGGCCAGAACGCGCGCCAGGTGTTCGGCGGCGGCGCCTTCGTCCCGCAGCAGCCGCAGGTACCAGTGAGTGTCCCCGAGCGCCTCGGACGCCTTGCGGAACGCCAACAATCCGCCGTCCGGATCCGCGGCGTCGGCGAACCAGTCGAGCATCACCGGCAGCAGGGTCCGCTGGATCGCGGCCCGCCGGCTCACCCCTGAGGTGAGCGCCGTCAGATGACGCAGCGCTCCTGCGGGATCCGTATAGCCGAGTGCTTCCAACCGTGACTGCGCAGCCTCCGGCGACAAGTGAACAGCACCACCCAATGCGGCTTGACCCGGCGTCAAGCGGGCCACCGCGTCTAACAACGGTCGGTAAAAGAGCTTTTCGTGCAGCCGCCTTACTTCCCGCTTGTGCCGTTTCCATTCACCGTTCAGCTGATCCACTGGATCGGTTCGGAACCCCATGGACCGCCCGAGGCGCCGCCGCTCCGGCTTCTCCTCGGGCAGCGTGTGCGTGCGCCGGAGCCGGTGGATCTGCAGGCGGTGCTCCAAAGTGCGCAGGAAGCGATAGGCGTCGGCCAGCGCGCTCGCGTCGGTGCGGCCCACGTATCCACCTGCGGAAAGAGCCGCCAGCGACTCCAGCGTCCCGCGCTTGCGCAGGGCCTCGTCGGTGGGCCCGTGCACCAGCTGCAGCAGCTGCACGGCGAACTCGATGTCGCGCAGTCCGCCGGATCCGAGCTTCAGTTCCCGCTCGGCCTCCTTGGCCGGGATGTGGGCGATCACACGCCGCCGCATCGCCTGGACGTCCGCGACGAACCCGTCGCGCCGCGAGGCCGCCCACACCATCGGCGTGACGGCCTCGACGTACTCGGCGCCGAGGTCCGGATCGCCGGCGGCGGCGCGCGCCTTGAGCAGCGCCTGGAACTCCCAGGTCTTGGCCCAGCGCTCGTAGTAGGCGATGTGGCTGGCCAGCGAGCGCACCAGCGGGCCGTTCTTGCCCTCGGGGCGCAGGTTCGCGTCGACCTGCCAGATCGCGCCCTCGGAGGTGGTGTCGGAGCAGACCCGCATCATCGTCGCGGCCAGCTGCGTGGCGGTGCGCAGGGCCAGGTGCTCCTCGTCGGGGTCGGTCCCGTCGGGAGCGGCGGCGACGAACACCACGTCGACGTCGCTGACGTAGTTGAGCTCCCGGGCGCCGCACTTGCCCATCGCGATGACCGCCAGGCGCGCCGGCGGGGAATCCTCGGGAAGTTCCGCTCGGGCCACCGCCAGGGCCGCCTCCAGGGTGGCGGTGGCGAGGTCCGACAAGTCGGCGGCCGTTTGGTCGTACGTCGCGGTGGCGTCGTCCTTCCGGGAGGCGCCGATGTCCCGCGCGGCGATGCCCAGCAGGGCGTCCCGGTAGGCGACGCGCAGGGCGTCGCGCGCGGGGATCCCGGCCAGGGCGGCCACCGGGTCGGCCGCCGCGGCGTCGGCCCCGACAGACTCCAGCATCAGCGCGCGGAACGCCGGAGCCAGGTCCTCGACGTCGAACTCGACGAGCCCGTGCCAGGCCTCCGGGTGCCGCTCCAGGTGCTCCCCGAGCGCCACACTGACCCCGAGAACGCCGAGCAGCCGGTCCTGGAAGGGTTTGGCCGAGGCCAGGGTGGCGGCCAGCTTCTCGGCGTCGCCGGCGGCCGCCAGCAGCCGTCCGGTGGCGGCCAGGGCCTGGTCGGGGTCGGCGGTGCGACCCAGCGCCTCCAGGAACAGCGGGTCGCCGCGCAGCTCGCCCAGCGGCGCCTCGGCGAGGGTCTCGAGGGCGGATTCGGGATCGGTGAAGCCGAGCCTGACCAGTCGCGAGCGTGCCGACTCCGGTTCCCGGCCTAGTGCCGCCGTCTGTGCCACCCGGCCCAATCTAGCCGACCGCGATCGCGACCGGCGCGCGGCGTCCGGCGGCCGGTCGCGTCATCGCCCGGCGGGGCTGTTCAGGGCACGATCACGCCGCGGTCAGTCGGCCTCGCGGCGCAGCCTGCGGTAGAAGAACAAGCTGTCCGGACAGAATTCGTTCTGCTCGATGCTCTCGGCGAGCTCGGCCTCGGTGAGGAAGCCGAACCACTCGACCTCCTCGGCCTGCGGGACCACCGGGCCGGTGACGGTCGCGGTGTAGACCGAGCCCCACTGCGGCACCTTGTCGTGGTCGAAACGCCACTTGCCCACCGGCCGCAGCACGATGTTGCGCTGCCCGACCTCCTCGCCGGCCTCCCGGCGCGCGGCCTGGTCGTAGGACTCGCCGGCGGGGACCATGCCGGCCACGAACATGTCGTAGTACTGGGGGAAGACGCGCTTGGCGGCGGCCCGCCGGTGCACCAGGATCCGGCCGGCGTTGTCCCGGAACAGGATCTCGACACTGCGGTGGCGCAGGTTCTTGTCGGTGAGTTCGCCGCGGCGCACGATCCGCAGGATCCGGTCGCTCTCGTCCACTTCGTAGACGAGTTCTTCGTCGGGGTTCACCCGGCCATCAAAGCATGGACGACCGGGATGAATCCTTCCCGGGGGCACGCGCCTCTTATCGGGCAGCCGGCCTTGAGCCGGCCACCGGAAAGGGAGAGGACACCGAGGATGATGTGGGCAGCGGTGGGAGTCGTGGCGGCGGTGCTGGTGTGCGCGTGCACCATGTCGCTGATGCGGAAGCGGGGTCGGACACGTGGGTGACACGGCGGCGGCCTGGCCGGGCGAACAGCTGGTGCGGGCGGCGCAGGACGGCGACGCGGAGGCGGTCCGGGCCCTGGTGTCGGGGTCGTACCCGCACGTCCTGAGGTTCGCCAAGACCCTGTGCGCGACCCCCCAGGACGCGGAGGACGCGGCGCAGGAGGCACTGATCATCCTGTACAGCCGCATCGGGATGCTGCGGGCCACGGCGGCGCTGGGGTCGTGGATGTTCCGGATCGTGCGCAACGAGTGCCTGCGCCGGGCCCGGGGTGCCTGGCGCACCGGGCCGTGGGCCGGCGAGCCGGTCTGCGCGCCGACCGAGGACGACGTGCTGGCCCGGCTGGAGGCCGAGGCGGTGGTCGGGGCGATCGTGGCGCTGCCGGAGGACCTGCGCAGGGTGCTGATCATGCGGGACGTGCAGGGGTGGTCGGGACGCGCGGTCGCGCTGGAGCTGGGGCTGAGCGTGGCGGCGATGAAGTCGCGGCTGCACCGGGCGCGGGCTCAGGTGCGGGCGGCGCTGGTGGCGGGGGGGAGCGGAGCATGAGTAGCCAGTTCGCCGGTTCCTCCCTCCCCCGCCACTTGGCCCGCGGCCTGATCGGCTTCGGCTCGATGGCCGCCGGCCCGGCGCTGCTCCCGGTCCTGGGCCTGGCCGCGCTGCTCCTGGTCCCGGCCGGGCTGGTGGCACTGCGGGGCTGCCCGATGTGCTGGACCATGGGCCTGCTCCAGACCCTGTCGGCGGGCCGGGTGCGCCGTGAGTGCGTCGACGGACGCTGCGAGCTGCGGGGGCCGGGCCGTGCGGATCAGGGGTGAGCGAACAGGCGTGCGATCACCGGCCCGAGCCACGGTTTGCGGCCCAGGGAGATCATGCGGCCGGCGGCGATCTGGCGGGCCAGGGAGGTGCGGCCGCTCGCGGTGAGGACGAAGGCCGCCGGCTCGACCCAGATGTGGCAGTCCGTGCGGCCCGGCGGCGGGTCGCGGTGCGTCCGGACCAGGGGGCCGTCCACGTCGATGCCGATGGTCACGCCGCCGCGCACGTGGACGCGCACCGCCGCGTGCAGGTTCGCGGCGCGGGAGGGGTCGACGGTGCGCGGGATGGTCTCCGGGTACGTCAGCGAGACGATCAGCCGCGCGATCCTCGGCGGCACCGTCCACGCCTGTCCGGACGTGCGGGCCAGGTCCAGGGCGTGCAGCACGGTCTCGCTCAGGAACAGGCCGGCGACCGCCGCCACCGGCAGCGGCGCGTCGGCCCCGAACCAGGGGATGGGGCACGGCTCGTCGGGCCCGCGCTCGGCCAGCGCCGCGACCAGGGCGGCCGCGCCGGCGCGGATCTGGCCGGGGACCGCCAGGTAGGCGTCGGGCGCGGCCTGGGCGAGGGTGGTGGCGTTCACCACGGCGACGCGCTGCGCGAGGTCGGGGTGCTCGGGCACCATCGCGTCCCAGTCCTTGGCCTCGAGCTCCCCGGCCGCCGCGGCGGCGTAGGCGGTGCAGGCCAGCCCGAGGTGCACCGCGATGTCCGCCGCCCGCCACCCGGGCAGCGGCGACACCGCCTTCGGATCGCCCATCCGCTCCACCACCCGCGCGGCCCGCTCCGCGAGGTCCGGCACCGCCGCCCGCGCGGCGGCGAGGTCTTCGGCGAGGGTGGTGCGGCTCCGCGACATCGGCTGCTCCCGGCGGCGTATCGGAACGCGTTGGACAGGGCGTCTGATACGACAGCAGCCGGAAGCGGCCTGGTCAAGGGGTGGAAAGCTCTGCGAGGTGGTCCCCGCCGGCCACAAGCAGGGTTTTCCCCACCGTCCGCCGCTCCTGGATCGCGGCGTGCGCCTCGTCAGCGCGCTCCAGCGGGAACCGCTGCCCGATCACCGGACGCAGCCTCCCGTCGGCGGCGGCACGCAGCGCCGACTCCGTCAGCCGCCGCATGTCCCCGGGCCCCGCAGTGGGACGGACGACCCGCACCCCGCGACGCTCCGCCTCGTCCTCGGGGATCTCAGCCCACTGCCCGCTGGCCAGCCCGTAGGTGAGGATCCGGCCGCCGCGTCGCAGCTGCCCGAAAGCGGTGCGGCCGGTATCGCCGCCGACCCCGTCGAAGACGACGTCCACCGGCTCCGCCAGCCGCCCGGGCCAAGCCGGGTCGCGGTAGTCGATCGCCTGGTCGGCCCCCAGCTCGACGGCCAGCCCGGTCTTCCGCGGGCCGCCGGCCAGGGCGATCACCACCGCCCCCGCCGCCTTCGCGAGCTGGATCAGCAGCGTGCCGACGCCGCCGGCCGCCGCCTCGATCAGCACCCGCTCCCCGGCCGGACCGCCGCCGCCTCGACGAGCAGCGAGGCGGTGCGGCCGTCGGCGAGGACCGCGACGGCCGCGTCGAGGGCGAGGCCCTCGGGCACCGGGTACAGCACCTCCTCGGACACCAGGGCCACCCCGGCGTAGCCGCCCGACCCGCCGGTCGACCCGACCACGCGCACACCGACCAGCGCCGGATCCATGCCCTCGCCGACCGCGCGCACCACTCCCCCGACGCCGTTGCCGGGGATGGTCGGCAGCTCCGGATGGAACGGGCCGGTGCCCGCGCGGGCCTGGGTCTCGACGAACGTGATGTTGGCGTACGCGACGTCGACCAGGGCCGTGCCGGGCGCCGGCGCCGGCTCCGGGGTCTGCTCCACGCGCAACTCCGTCGGGGCGCCGAACTCTCGCAGCCACACCGCGCGCATGTCGTTCCTCCTGCTTTGGGGCCTGGTCACCCCCGATCCTGGCCGGGAGCAGGCGCCGGGCGCCTCGGGCCGCGGTCGGCACCCGGCTGAGACCTTGGTCCTCAGACCGTGACAGCACCTGCTAGCGGCGCTAGCATGCTGTCATGGGCAATCAGCAGTTGAACGCGCGCGTCCCCGACGCGATCGCCGAAGCGGCCCGCGCCGCCGCGGCGGACGCGGGAGTGAACCTGGGCGAATACCTGACCCGGCTGATCGACGCCGACACCCGGGGCCGCCGGGCCGTCTTCGACTCGGTCTTCGACCAGTTCG from Catenulispora sp. GP43 includes these protein-coding regions:
- a CDS encoding NUDIX domain-containing protein, which gives rise to MNPDEELVYEVDESDRILRIVRRGELTDKNLRHRSVEILFRDNAGRILVHRRAAAKRVFPQYYDMFVAGMVPAGESYDQAARREAGEEVGQRNIVLRPVGKWRFDHDKVPQWGSVYTATVTGPVVPQAEEVEWFGFLTEAELAESIEQNEFCPDSLFFYRRLRREAD
- a CDS encoding serine hydrolase domain-containing protein, with the protein product MTVQETAENLAGFVAEAAKAYDVPGVSVGVLVDGHEFFASAGVDERTLFHIASTTKSFTATALMRLEAEGRVDLEAPVRTYVPELKLADESHAAHITVRNLLDHTGGLEWNLIDTDHGDGSLATFVAKLEALPLIGEPGARASYSQAGYNLLGRVIEKITGQPYEQAVAELVLTPLGLADTVFDLDDVMTRKHTVGHNRDADGILHPATPWKSYPAGTHGNNPGGGAVSCAADLLRWARFHLGEQIGASDEVLSVQARSSMREPKSELRGSTLGDAFGFGWFLNEIGGVRTFGHGGSGNGQFSELLVVPEHGFAVVALSNCAPEGYQLNQEIVKWALEHFLSVVEQTPEPVAYDAARNRAVVGRYEIDAMNLDVADDGGRLTLAVGIKPEIRAASDTEMPQDYPAAAMGFLAEQGDDYIITEGGLKGQRGLFTRDASGAVVGIDIAGRLFGRVG
- a CDS encoding RNA polymerase sigma factor, which codes for MGDTAAAWPGEQLVRAAQDGDAEAVRALVSGSYPHVLRFAKTLCATPQDAEDAAQEALIILYSRIGMLRATAALGSWMFRIVRNECLRRARGAWRTGPWAGEPVCAPTEDDVLARLEAEAVVGAIVALPEDLRRVLIMRDVQGWSGRAVALELGLSVAAMKSRLHRARAQVRAALVAGGSGA
- a CDS encoding TetR/AcrR family transcriptional regulator — translated: MPRNTLTADQIVQAAIAQLDEEGLDGLNMRALGKRLEVAATAVYWHIKTKDELVRLATDAAWAEVELPDPAAVGWREAAARTAVSTHAMFTRHPWMGQAFGGYLLYGPGKSRHDDHLLAVYEAAGFAPADADRAAAAVFTYVLGNALAPAAMVALNRRLALGGEDAARAFAEAKENSVAIARTFPKLRERIDSPAASYAGTPEESFEFGLAAMLDGFAARLGAQA
- a CDS encoding maleylpyruvate isomerase family mycothiol-dependent enzyme translates to MSRSRTTLAEDLAAARAAVPDLAERAARVVERMGDPKAVSPLPGWRAADIAVHLGLACTAYAAAAAGELEAKDWDAMVPEHPDLAQRVAVVNATTLAQAAPDAYLAVPGQIRAGAAALVAALAERGPDEPCPIPWFGADAPLPVAAVAGLFLSETVLHALDLARTSGQAWTVPPRIARLIVSLTYPETIPRTVDPSRAANLHAAVRVHVRGGVTIGIDVDGPLVRTHRDPPPGRTDCHIWVEPAAFVLTASGRTSLARQIAAGRMISLGRKPWLGPVIARLFAHP
- a CDS encoding phosphatase PAP2 family protein, with product MTTTQPLESTTEATERTGDVGSTATASAPGARRRSWIPGPLLPQKYRPTNRPKLWLEIAFIALGYYLYTLTRLAAPSHASAAQQRGHDILHLEHYLGLNFEHTFNHWVYSVRWLAFSMNVYYATLHFIMPIVVLVWVYFKFPDRYRAVRTVMIAMTLIALFGFYFYSLAPPRLLHGGDFVDTFKLLNPWGQTATTSDGVAGLGSSTNEYAAMPSLHIGWSTWCALVIAHLARRRWVKALGIAYPFCTFAVIIGTANHYVMDAVFGLVTLALGFLVQRLIQGRKVFAPAPVPAGGAPLPRQPDGSAGAPEPDDGVSAELVRPSIHLKT
- a CDS encoding bifunctional [glutamine synthetase] adenylyltransferase/[glutamine synthetase]-adenylyl-L-tyrosine phosphorylase; this translates as MAQTAALGREPESARSRLVRLGFTDPESALETLAEAPLGELRGDPLFLEALGRTADPDQALAATGRLLAAAGDAEKLAATLASAKPFQDRLLGVLGVSVALGEHLERHPEAWHGLVEFDVEDLAPAFRALMLESVGADAAAADPVAALAGIPARDALRVAYRDALLGIAARDIGASRKDDATATYDQTAADLSDLATATLEAALAVARAELPEDSPPARLAVIAMGKCGARELNYVSDVDVVFVAAAPDGTDPDEEHLALRTATQLAATMMRVCSDTTSEGAIWQVDANLRPEGKNGPLVRSLASHIAYYERWAKTWEFQALLKARAAAGDPDLGAEYVEAVTPMVWAASRRDGFVADVQAMRRRVIAHIPAKEAERELKLGSGGLRDIEFAVQLLQLVHGPTDEALRKRGTLESLAALSAGGYVGRTDASALADAYRFLRTLEHRLQIHRLRRTHTLPEEKPERRRLGRSMGFRTDPVDQLNGEWKRHKREVRRLHEKLFYRPLLDAVARLTPGQAALGGAVHLSPEAAQSRLEALGYTDPAGALRHLTALTSGVSRRAAIQRTLLPVMLDWFADAADPDGGLLAFRKASEALGDTHWYLRLLRDEGAAAEHLARVLASGRYAPDLLLRAPEAVAILGDPANLVPRARPVLEAEILAAVGRASTPEAAVAAARAVRRRELFRISAADLLGLLTVEQIGDGLSAVTAATLSGALQAATTAIENRLGTPLPTRFAIIAAGRFGGRELGYGSDADVLFVHDPLPDGDAEAQPDKPSPNGAGPTNASRGVSAQRERAATDAAHAVANELRRLLQIPTPDPPLIIDADLRPEGRQGPLVRTLSSYAEYYRRWSEVWESQALLRAEPVAGDPDLGREFTDLIDPLRRPSSGLDETSVREIRRIKARVEAERLPRGADKALHTKLGPGGLSDVEWTVQLLQLCYAHEIPTLQTTRTRLALSAAVDAGLLEPDDGEILDEAWIEATRVRNGIMLVRGRAGDSIPNDIKERAGIAMYLGSENSEEFVEEYRRSARRARAVVERVFYDWNHETGRAGAGA
- a CDS encoding UBP-type zinc finger domain-containing protein, with protein sequence MPIPVYVPANGGRCDHLHQLREAEPDSADECRECRATGGRWLHLRECLVCGHVGCCDNSQNRHATAHWRATGHPLIRSLEPGEVWAWCYPDEAMLLRADC